In Saccharothrix syringae, the following are encoded in one genomic region:
- a CDS encoding amino acid adenylation domain-containing protein — MPDPTHLTDRAWLVSGEPDLARARRRLAAAHPSPHLTSYDLSRVEGGYSFAGEDRSAACWGELVRAEVEAAKADPATPARVTLAKLAPRRYLAVVVTRGGADPRAVLSLVLDPDAPEHPGVPEQRATSAIPAVELPAALRGGGRASGSAGTLVRPCAPVTGFAAAAGVSAPAVLAAAVAVLLARYRGTPDVDLVVSAPDPVLVPVRVDERAYAMDLVREVQRALDHATPVPPGLGATVAVSCHDDTEPEAIGSCTVTPVHVSDGRATHELAIALTAAGELRIDHDAGLFDTRAVFLAANRLVAVLADLTADRAVHDVLALTADERDAVAAWSRGQEQAVEDTCLHTLVERHAAATPDAVAVVCGEDRLTYGELNARANRIAHRLRASGIGADDLVAVLADRAAGSIASMLGVLKSGAAYVPVEPSYPAERIRHVLADSGARAVVAHRPFDAPVPVISPDDCAGQPEHDPGVAVDPADLAYLIYTSGSTGVPKGVAVSHRAIVVSTHARGVGGPPPERDLVTMPLCFDGAAGGLYWTLTGGGTVVLPTEVEAHDLLALRALLLRTRVTHVHSVPSHYGLVLQAAGGEGLEQLRLVSVGGEPMPPKLVAWHLFDCPEAVLLNDYGPTECAVWATAHGCGLPDATGAKIPIGGPLPNYRVHVLDGRLRPVPPGLPGEIWIGGPAVARGYHRRPATTAERFLPDPFGAPGDRLYRTGDRGLWSVEGELHITGRVDNQVKLRGFRVELGEIEAAVRRHRSVADCAVTVRTAPNGVDQVLAFVASPDAGLTDGDLRGEVARLLPAYMHPDRFVVLPELPRSPSGKLDAQALRSFELDPVATP; from the coding sequence GTGCCCGACCCGACGCACCTGACCGACCGCGCCTGGCTGGTGTCGGGCGAGCCCGACCTCGCGCGGGCCCGGCGGCGACTCGCCGCGGCCCACCCGTCACCGCACCTGACCTCGTACGACCTGTCCCGCGTCGAGGGCGGGTACTCGTTCGCGGGCGAGGACCGGTCGGCGGCCTGCTGGGGTGAGCTGGTCCGCGCCGAGGTCGAGGCGGCCAAGGCCGACCCGGCCACCCCGGCGCGGGTCACCCTGGCCAAGCTCGCGCCCCGCCGCTACCTCGCCGTCGTGGTCACCAGGGGCGGTGCCGACCCCCGTGCGGTGCTGTCGCTGGTGCTCGACCCCGACGCACCCGAACACCCCGGCGTGCCCGAGCAGCGCGCCACCTCGGCGATCCCCGCCGTGGAGCTGCCCGCGGCCCTGCGCGGCGGGGGACGGGCGTCCGGCTCGGCGGGCACGCTGGTCCGGCCGTGCGCCCCGGTGACCGGCTTCGCGGCCGCGGCGGGCGTGTCCGCGCCGGCCGTGCTGGCCGCCGCCGTCGCCGTGCTGCTGGCGCGCTACCGGGGCACCCCGGACGTGGACCTCGTGGTGTCGGCGCCCGACCCGGTGCTGGTGCCGGTGCGCGTCGACGAGCGGGCCTACGCGATGGACCTGGTCCGCGAAGTCCAGCGGGCCCTCGACCACGCAACGCCCGTGCCGCCCGGCCTCGGCGCCACCGTGGCCGTCTCCTGCCACGACGACACCGAACCCGAGGCCATCGGGTCGTGCACGGTCACGCCGGTGCACGTCTCCGACGGCCGCGCCACCCACGAACTCGCCATCGCGCTCACCGCCGCCGGCGAGCTGCGCATCGACCACGACGCCGGGCTGTTCGACACCCGGGCGGTGTTCCTGGCCGCCAACCGGCTCGTCGCGGTGCTGGCCGACCTCACCGCCGACCGCGCCGTGCACGACGTCCTCGCCCTCACCGCCGACGAGCGCGACGCGGTGGCCGCGTGGTCGCGGGGGCAGGAGCAGGCCGTCGAGGACACCTGCCTGCACACCCTCGTCGAACGCCACGCCGCCGCCACGCCCGACGCCGTCGCGGTCGTCTGCGGCGAGGACCGCCTGACCTACGGCGAGCTGAACGCCCGCGCCAACCGGATCGCGCACCGCCTGCGCGCGTCGGGCATCGGCGCCGACGACCTGGTGGCCGTGCTCGCCGACCGCGCCGCCGGCTCCATCGCGTCGATGCTGGGCGTGCTCAAGTCCGGCGCCGCGTACGTGCCGGTCGAGCCGTCCTACCCGGCCGAGCGCATCCGGCACGTGCTCGCCGACTCCGGCGCGCGCGCCGTGGTCGCGCACCGGCCGTTCGACGCGCCCGTGCCCGTGATCTCGCCCGACGACTGCGCCGGGCAGCCGGAGCACGACCCCGGGGTCGCGGTCGACCCGGCCGACCTCGCCTACCTGATCTACACCTCCGGCTCGACCGGCGTGCCCAAGGGCGTCGCGGTCAGCCACCGGGCGATCGTGGTCTCCACGCACGCCCGCGGCGTCGGCGGACCGCCGCCCGAACGCGACCTGGTGACCATGCCGCTGTGCTTCGACGGCGCCGCGGGCGGCCTGTACTGGACGCTCACCGGCGGCGGCACCGTCGTGCTGCCGACCGAGGTCGAGGCGCACGACCTGCTGGCGCTGCGCGCGTTGCTGCTGCGCACCCGGGTCACGCACGTCCACTCGGTGCCCTCGCACTACGGCCTGGTCCTGCAGGCCGCCGGCGGCGAGGGGCTGGAGCAGCTGCGGCTGGTGTCCGTCGGTGGCGAGCCGATGCCGCCCAAGCTGGTCGCCTGGCACCTGTTCGACTGCCCGGAAGCGGTGCTGCTCAACGACTACGGGCCCACCGAGTGCGCGGTGTGGGCCACCGCGCACGGCTGCGGCCTGCCCGACGCGACCGGCGCGAAGATCCCGATCGGCGGCCCGCTGCCCAACTACCGCGTGCACGTCCTGGACGGCAGGCTGCGCCCCGTGCCGCCCGGCCTGCCGGGGGAGATCTGGATCGGCGGCCCGGCCGTGGCCCGCGGCTACCACCGCAGGCCCGCCACCACGGCCGAGCGGTTCCTGCCCGACCCGTTCGGCGCGCCGGGCGACCGGCTCTACCGCACCGGCGACCGGGGCCTGTGGTCGGTCGAGGGCGAGCTGCACATCACCGGCCGGGTCGACAACCAGGTGAAGCTGCGCGGGTTCCGGGTCGAGCTGGGCGAGATCGAGGCCGCGGTGCGCAGGCACCGGTCGGTCGCGGACTGCGCGGTCACGGTGCGGACCGCGCCCAACGGCGTGGACCAGGTGCTCGCGTTCGTGGCCTCCCCGGACGCCGGGCTCACCGACGGCGACCTGCGCGGCGAGGTGGCCCGGCTGCTGCCGGCCTACATGCACCCGGACCGGTTCGTGGTGCTGCCCGAGCTGCCGCGCAGCCCCAGCGGCAAGCTCGACGCGCAGGCGCTGCGGAGCTTCGAGCTGGACCCGGTGGCGACACCATGA
- the gntD gene encoding guanitoxin biosynthesis L-enduracididine beta-hydroxylase GntD, producing the protein MTGTPTPTRPDTVRYLDLSSVDAKDVDTLTRNIAADYGSSTSPSLLAAAAGLAQRFPQALVEELREFRLREPTAALVVRGMRVDDAEIGPTPLDWRESPAPERAAALTAHEVYLVLVGSLLGDIFGWSTLQDGRLLHNVVPMPGEQREQSGHGTVKLEWHTEDGFHPHRCDYLLLLGVRNHDAVPTTVASIDSVDLEPHHREVLAQRRFLIRPDNEHVNRARVLVAGTDRVHDIQRMKDDPEPSAVLFGHPDAPYLRIDPAFMAARPGDPEAAEALAVLVAALDANLTEVALGAGDLLVVDNYKAVHGRSEFSARYDGTDRWLKKVIVTRDLRRSRRYRAAAHERILL; encoded by the coding sequence ATGACGGGAACACCCACGCCAACCCGACCGGACACCGTCCGCTACCTGGACCTGTCCTCCGTCGACGCCAAGGACGTCGACACCCTCACCCGCAACATCGCCGCCGACTACGGCTCCAGCACCTCGCCGTCGCTGCTGGCCGCGGCGGCGGGCCTGGCCCAGCGCTTCCCCCAGGCCCTGGTCGAGGAGCTGCGCGAGTTCCGGCTGCGCGAGCCCACCGCCGCCCTGGTGGTGCGCGGGATGCGGGTGGACGACGCCGAGATCGGCCCGACCCCGCTGGACTGGCGCGAGTCGCCCGCCCCGGAGCGGGCCGCCGCCCTCACCGCGCACGAGGTGTACCTGGTGCTGGTGGGCAGCCTGCTCGGCGACATCTTCGGGTGGTCGACGCTCCAGGACGGCAGGCTGCTGCACAACGTGGTCCCGATGCCCGGCGAGCAGCGGGAGCAGAGCGGCCACGGCACCGTGAAGCTGGAGTGGCACACCGAGGACGGCTTCCACCCGCACCGGTGCGACTACCTCCTGCTGCTGGGCGTCCGCAACCACGACGCCGTGCCCACGACCGTCGCGAGCATCGACTCGGTGGACCTGGAACCACACCACCGGGAGGTGCTGGCCCAGCGCCGGTTCCTCATCCGACCCGACAACGAGCACGTCAACCGCGCCCGGGTCCTGGTGGCGGGCACCGACCGGGTGCACGACATCCAGCGCATGAAGGACGACCCCGAACCCAGCGCCGTCCTGTTCGGCCACCCCGACGCGCCGTACCTGCGCATCGACCCGGCGTTCATGGCGGCCCGCCCCGGTGACCCCGAGGCGGCGGAGGCCCTGGCCGTGCTGGTGGCGGCGCTCGACGCGAACCTCACCGAGGTCGCGCTGGGCGCGGGCGACCTGCTCGTGGTCGACAACTACAAGGCCGTGCACGGCCGGAGCGAGTTCAGCGCCCGGTACGACGGCACCGACCGGTGGCTGAAGAAGGTCATCGTCACGCGCGACCTGCGCCGGTCCCGGCGCTACCGCGCGGCCGCCCACGAGCGGATCCTGCTCTGA